Genomic segment of Deinococcus planocerae:
CCAAGTGGTAAGGCAGAGGTCTGCAAAACCTCCACCACCGGTTCGAGTCCGGTCAGCGCCTCCAAACCCCTCACGCCAGACGCCCCATGACAGTTCAGCCCCGGTACAGACTCGTAGCTCAGGGGTAGAGCACTACCTTGACACGGTAGGGGTCAGCGGTTCAAATCCGCTCGGGTCTACCAGCAGAAGCGCCCCCACGGGGCGTTTTTCTTTTGGAGCCTGCACGCGGCGCCTCCGGAGGGCTCGTTTAACGCTAGATTAAGGTGTAGTCATGCTACCCGGTGCGGTGCCTCGCCGCGCGCTCCCCACCTCGAAAGGACCCCAGGATCAGCGCCATGACCAATCACGAGAAAACGTCCCGTCCCGACGGCCACGGTGCCCGCCGGGTGGAGGGCGAGCTTCATGCGCAGGCCGACGGGTGGACGCGTGAGCCGGACCTCTTCGGCGCGGCGCCCGTCGCCTCCTTCCTGCTCGATGCCCGGGGGCGGATCCGGGAGGTCAACGGGCGGGGCTGCGCGCTGCTGGGATTCACCCGCGAGGCCTTGGTCGGCGAGCCGCTGGGCCAGTTCGTGGACCCCGCCTCCCGGCCTCCCTTCGAGGCGCTGCTCGGGCGGGTGTTCGACGCTCCGGCCCTGCAACGCGACGAGGTGCGGGTGCTCGGGGCCGGGGGGCAGGCGCTGGACATGCTTCTGGACGCCGTGGCCCACGGGGAGGGCTGTTCCCTCGTCGCCACGGACGTGACGGCCCACCGGGAGGCGCTGCGGGTCCTTGAGAGCGGCAACGCCGACCTGAGCGGGCAGCTTCAGGAACGCACCGCCCGGGCCCGCGCCCTGAACGAGGAACTGGAGCAGGTGGTCGGCAGCTTCATCCAGCAACTCCGGGGCCCCACGGAACGGGCGATGAACGTCCTCGGCCTGCTGCGCCGCGCGCTGGG
This window contains:
- a CDS encoding sensor histidine kinase; this translates as MTNHEKTSRPDGHGARRVEGELHAQADGWTREPDLFGAAPVASFLLDARGRIREVNGRGCALLGFTREALVGEPLGQFVDPASRPPFEALLGRVFDAPALQRDEVRVLGAGGQALDMLLDAVAHGEGCSLVATDVTAHREALRVLESGNADLSGQLQERTARARALNEELEQVVGSFIQQLRGPTERAMNVLGLLRRALGTPPEGVGRSLLHIERALQQIVALFESVDRYMQARGLRARLRPVDLNAVLREVLKDVRALLQGRSVEITHDPLPVVQGDSQALTVILTEYLSNALKFTRTREQARLHILVEETEAAYHIGVRDNGVGFDPRGQERLFRLFGRQHSSSLYEGSGLGLAVIRRTCERFGGRAWGEGQPGEGATFWFAWPKRPVVLE